In Misgurnus anguillicaudatus chromosome 5, ASM2758022v2, whole genome shotgun sequence, a genomic segment contains:
- the npl gene encoding N-acetylneuraminate lyase, whose amino-acid sequence MSVDMKKLTGLVAATFTPLTVEGEINLSVIKPYIDYLTKEQGVKKVFVNGTTGESCSLTVDERKRLAAEWCIKGKDKLEQVIVHVGCMSIKDSKELAQHADSIGADAIAVISPSFFKPTNAEALRMFLKEVGDSAPDLPLYYYHIPSMTGVSLEAFDVLQGIEKMIPSFKGVKYSGIDLRDLGECVFYSQSHNLSVLYGVDEQLLGALAIGVHGAVGSTYNYIGCIVNQMLSAFDTGNNTQARDLQFKSMEFITYARSLGFDVAVNKQVMSELSGLALGPPRLPLLPCAASKSQDIAQKIKDIFFKN is encoded by the exons ATGTCCGTCGACATGAAAAAGCTCACTGGACTTGTGGCAGCTACATTTACACCTCTCACTGTAGAAGG GGAGATTAATCTATCTGTGATTAAGCCATACATTGATTATCTTACAAAGGAACAGGGTGTCAAGAAGGTATTTG taaatggcACAACAGGTGAAAGTTGTTCTCTTACTGTGGATGAAAGAAAGCGTCTCGCTGCAGAATGGTGCATAAAGGGCAAGGACAA ACTGGAGCAGGTGATAGTTCATGTTGGGTGTATGAGTATAAAAGACTCTAAAGAATTG GCTCAGCATGCTGACAGTATAGGGGCGGATGCCATAGCAGTAATCTCCCCTTCCTTCTTCAAACCCACTAATGCAG AGGCATTGAGGATGTTTCTAAAGGAAGTGGGAGACTCTGCTCCAGATCTTCCGTTGTATTATTATCATATTCCAAGTATGACTGGAGTCTCCT TGGAGGCGTTTGATGTGCTTCAAGGCATCGAGAAGATGATCCCATCATTTAAGGGAGTGAAATACAGTGGGATAGACCTGAGGGATCTCGGAGAATGTGTCTTTTACAGCCAGTCCCACAACTTGTCTGTCCTGTATGGAGTGGATGAA CAACTCTTGGGAGCTTTGGCAATAGGTGTTCATGGAGCAGTAGGGAG cacATATAACTACATTGGATGCATAGTAAACCAAATGCTTTCTGCTTTTGATACGGGTAACAACACGCAGGCCAGAGACCTTCAG ttTAAATCTATGGAGTTCATCACATATGCTAGAAGCCTTG GTTTTGACGTGGCTGTGAATAAGCAGGTGATGAGTGAACTGTCAGGTTTAGCGCTGGGTCCTCCACGTCTCCCACTGCTGCCCTGCGCCGCCTCAAAGTCCCAGGATATAGCACAGAAGATAAAGGAtatcttttttaaaaattaa